A DNA window from Mycobacterium sp. SMC-8 contains the following coding sequences:
- a CDS encoding DUF6431 domain-containing protein, whose amino-acid sequence MIVARTGELAEKLLAAGELRCPRCRDGQLTSWGYGRRRSVRDHDGTTITVRPRRTRCRSCSSTHIVMPAALQPRHADTTAVIGTALLHKANGLGHRRIAATMGRPVSTVRRWLRRLPPEHLDRLARDGTEQLLALDPDTFTALRYRGNMLHHALSLLSAAAYWDRRRYALGEPPWTLIGMYTRGRLLAPPG is encoded by the coding sequence GTGATCGTCGCGCGCACCGGCGAACTGGCCGAGAAACTGCTCGCCGCCGGCGAACTCCGCTGCCCGCGGTGCCGCGACGGCCAGCTGACTTCTTGGGGCTACGGCAGGCGGCGCTCCGTGCGCGATCACGACGGGACCACGATCACGGTGCGCCCCCGCCGCACGCGATGCCGGTCCTGCTCGTCAACGCATATCGTGATGCCCGCCGCTCTGCAGCCACGCCATGCCGACACCACCGCAGTGATTGGAACAGCATTGCTGCACAAAGCAAATGGACTCGGACACCGGCGTATCGCGGCGACCATGGGGCGGCCGGTGTCCACCGTGCGCCGCTGGCTTCGCCGACTACCGCCAGAGCACCTGGACCGTCTCGCACGCGACGGGACCGAGCAGCTGCTCGCCCTGGACCCCGACACGTTCACCGCGCTGCGCTACCGAGGGAACATGTTGCACCACGCGCTGTCGCTGTTGTCGGCAGCGGCCTACTGGGACCGCCGCCGCTACGCCCTCGGTGAGCCGCCGTGGACCCTGATCGGGATGTACACCCGCGGCCGCCTTCTGGCGCCACCCGGCTGA
- a CDS encoding HNH endonuclease signature motif containing protein, producing the protein MGSSAVADREAMLAALAQIETLTAQMNRLSIDAFTDVELLDVQQRLEAIARAQPVLDHRVYQRITSQSSPISLGAKNYSAVLSQRLRISSSEARRRLDEAALLGPRTSLTGEPLAPSMPTFARGQAQGLIGAERIKHVRWFFRELPGFVDFQTRENAEVQLAQHACELGPAEFRTAAAHMLYLLNQDGELSDEDRQALAYIRVGKQRPDGMRPFEGLLTPEAWATLEPLMERNAAPGMCNPADEHPCLDGEPTDEQIRNDTRTTGKRNHDALLALCKRMLTTQPTGTINGLPANVVITVSLTDLEKGTGHGLTAGGTRLPIADVLKFAAHSRPWLALFDGKGLPLHLGRARRTATLAQRLMLLAKHRGCTMPGCSASAYRSQVHHANQDWKDGGRTDIEDLTLACGPNNRMVETAGWTTRNRPTDGVTEWIPPPELDCGQSRTNNLHHPERIIDHDDP; encoded by the coding sequence ATGGGTAGCTCAGCCGTCGCAGACCGGGAGGCGATGCTGGCTGCCCTGGCGCAGATCGAAACCCTGACCGCGCAGATGAATCGCCTGTCGATCGACGCGTTCACCGATGTCGAGTTGTTGGATGTGCAGCAGCGTCTTGAAGCTATCGCCCGCGCGCAGCCGGTCCTCGATCATCGGGTGTATCAGCGGATCACCTCCCAGAGCTCACCGATATCCCTGGGCGCCAAGAATTACTCGGCAGTGCTGTCGCAGCGGCTGCGGATCTCCAGCTCGGAGGCGCGTCGGCGGTTGGACGAGGCGGCGTTGTTGGGGCCGCGGACCTCGCTGACCGGTGAACCGCTGGCGCCCTCCATGCCCACGTTCGCGCGTGGTCAGGCCCAGGGGTTGATCGGCGCCGAGCGCATCAAGCATGTGCGGTGGTTCTTTCGTGAGCTGCCCGGGTTCGTGGATTTTCAGACCCGGGAGAACGCCGAAGTCCAGTTGGCCCAGCATGCCTGCGAACTCGGACCCGCCGAGTTCCGCACCGCCGCCGCGCACATGCTCTACCTGCTGAACCAGGACGGCGAGCTCTCCGATGAGGACCGCCAAGCCCTGGCTTATATCCGGGTCGGCAAGCAACGCCCCGATGGGATGCGGCCCTTCGAAGGACTCCTGACTCCGGAGGCGTGGGCCACCTTAGAGCCGTTGATGGAGCGCAACGCCGCCCCGGGGATGTGCAACCCCGCTGACGAGCACCCCTGCCTCGACGGCGAACCCACCGACGAGCAGATACGCAACGACACCCGCACCACGGGCAAACGCAACCACGACGCGCTGCTGGCCCTGTGCAAACGCATGCTCACCACGCAGCCGACGGGGACCATCAACGGCCTGCCCGCGAATGTCGTGATCACGGTGAGTCTGACTGATCTGGAGAAGGGCACCGGCCACGGCCTGACCGCCGGCGGCACGAGGCTGCCGATCGCCGACGTGCTCAAGTTCGCCGCCCACTCCCGCCCGTGGCTGGCGCTGTTCGACGGCAAGGGCCTGCCCCTGCACCTGGGCCGGGCCCGCCGGACCGCCACCCTGGCTCAGCGGCTGATGCTGCTGGCCAAACACCGCGGCTGCACCATGCCCGGCTGCAGCGCGAGTGCCTACCGCTCCCAGGTGCATCACGCCAACCAAGACTGGAAGGACGGCGGGCGCACCGACATCGAGGACCTGACGTTGGCGTGCGGGCCGAACAATCGCATGGTGGAGACCGCCGGCTGGACCACAAGGAACCGCCCCACAGACGGCGTCACCGAATGGATTCCGCCCCCCGAGCTGGACTGCGGCCAGTCCCGCACCAACAACCTCCACCACCCCGAACGGATCATCGACCACGACGATCCGTAG
- a CDS encoding ferredoxin has translation MRVRADRDVCIGAGVCVMNSEAVFDQDDDGIVVLLVEDVPPAEQDNARKAVQLCPSGALNIVE, from the coding sequence GTGAGGGTGCGCGCCGACCGCGACGTCTGCATCGGCGCCGGGGTCTGTGTGATGAACAGCGAGGCGGTCTTCGACCAGGACGACGACGGGATCGTGGTGCTGCTGGTCGAGGATGTGCCCCCAGCCGAGCAGGACAACGCGCGAAAAGCCGTGCAGCTCTGCCCCTCCGGAGCGCTGAACATCGTCGAGTGA
- a CDS encoding cytochrome P450: protein MTQAPASPPLHMQRVDFDPIPTLGEIRETEGVRTVINAFGMPVYLVTRHDDIKTVLSDPERFSNERPPGFVVPGAPEVSEEEQRAAQSGNLLGLDPPRHTRLRRMLTGEFTGRRMKRLEPRITEIVTQHLDAMEKAGPPSDLVTDFALPIPSLVICELLGVPYDDRDDFQHRTSRQLDLSIPIEERFELQRAGRAYMQALVAGARRSPGDDMLGMLVREHGSELTDDELVGICSLLLVAGHETTSNMLGLGTLALLQHPDQLALVRNDPDAVGPAVEELLRWLSIVHSGIPRITTNDVEIAGVQIPAHQLVVVSLPSGNRDPSFIDNPEVFDVRRGAMGHLAFGHGVHHCLGAPLARMEMKIAFPALLQRFPTLRLDESFDDVAFRSFHFIYGLQSLQVAW from the coding sequence ATGACCCAGGCACCTGCCTCACCTCCGCTGCACATGCAGCGTGTCGACTTCGACCCCATCCCCACCCTCGGCGAGATCCGCGAGACCGAGGGGGTGCGCACCGTCATCAACGCTTTCGGCATGCCGGTGTACCTGGTGACCCGCCACGACGACATCAAGACGGTGCTCTCCGATCCGGAGCGGTTCTCCAATGAGCGCCCGCCAGGGTTCGTCGTACCCGGGGCACCCGAGGTGTCCGAGGAAGAACAACGCGCCGCCCAGTCCGGCAACCTGCTGGGCCTGGACCCACCCAGGCACACCCGGTTGCGCCGCATGCTCACCGGCGAGTTCACCGGCCGCCGGATGAAGCGCCTGGAGCCACGGATCACCGAGATCGTGACCCAGCATCTGGACGCCATGGAAAAGGCCGGTCCACCAAGTGATCTCGTCACCGACTTCGCATTGCCCATCCCGTCACTGGTGATCTGCGAGTTGCTGGGCGTGCCGTATGACGACCGCGACGATTTCCAGCACCGCACCAGCCGCCAGCTCGACCTGTCGATCCCGATCGAGGAACGCTTCGAGCTGCAGCGCGCCGGGCGTGCCTACATGCAGGCGCTGGTGGCCGGCGCACGTCGCTCACCCGGTGACGATATGCTCGGAATGCTGGTGCGCGAGCATGGATCCGAGCTCACCGACGACGAGCTGGTGGGCATCTGCAGCCTGCTACTGGTGGCCGGTCACGAGACCACCTCCAACATGCTCGGCCTCGGCACCCTGGCGTTGCTGCAGCACCCGGATCAGCTGGCCCTGGTGCGCAACGACCCCGATGCCGTGGGCCCGGCGGTGGAGGAGCTGCTGCGCTGGCTGTCGATCGTGCATTCGGGCATCCCCCGCATCACCACCAACGACGTGGAGATCGCCGGGGTGCAGATTCCCGCGCACCAGCTGGTGGTCGTCTCACTACCGTCGGGCAACCGCGACCCGAGCTTCATCGACAACCCGGAGGTATTCGACGTCCGCCGCGGCGCCATGGGACATCTGGCGTTCGGCCACGGTGTCCATCACTGCCTGGGCGCACCGCTGGCCCGGATGGAGATGAAGATCGCGTTTCCGGCTCTGTTGCAACGCTTTCCGACCCTGCGCCTCGACGAATCCTTCGACGACGTGGCCTTCCGGTCCTTCCACTTCATCTACGGGCTGCAGTCGCTGCAGGTGGCCTGGTGA
- a CDS encoding dihydroxy-acid dehydratase has product MKSIETLLHTDALTVSGKTVADNLPSGISTAADVIATIDAPFQPPQGLAVVRGNLAPTGAVIKCSAATPALLVHQGPAVVFDDMRDMMARFDDPDLDVTADSVLVLRNAGPRGAPGMPEWGQLPIPSKLLRQGVTDMVRISDARMSGTAYGTCVLHVSPESAAGGPLGLVRDGDIIALNAHAGTLDLLVPDDELATRQAPPPRHRQRRGYAAMYVDRVLQADPGCDFDFLVGRSEQPENEPDAIFDGWVGGW; this is encoded by the coding sequence ATGAAGTCCATCGAGACCCTGCTGCACACAGACGCGCTGACCGTCAGCGGCAAGACCGTCGCCGACAACCTGCCCTCCGGCATCTCCACCGCCGCAGACGTCATCGCCACCATCGATGCCCCGTTCCAGCCGCCGCAGGGCCTGGCCGTGGTGCGCGGCAACCTGGCGCCCACCGGCGCAGTGATCAAGTGCAGCGCGGCCACCCCTGCCCTGCTGGTGCACCAGGGGCCCGCCGTGGTGTTCGACGACATGCGCGACATGATGGCCCGCTTCGACGACCCCGACCTGGACGTCACCGCGGATTCCGTGCTGGTGCTGCGTAATGCCGGCCCGCGCGGTGCCCCCGGCATGCCTGAGTGGGGCCAGCTGCCCATCCCCAGCAAGCTGCTGCGCCAGGGCGTCACCGACATGGTGCGGATCTCCGATGCCCGGATGAGCGGAACCGCCTACGGCACGTGTGTTCTGCACGTCAGCCCCGAGTCGGCCGCGGGCGGTCCGCTGGGCCTGGTCCGCGACGGCGACATCATCGCGCTGAACGCCCACGCCGGCACGCTGGACCTACTGGTTCCCGACGACGAACTGGCCACCCGCCAGGCGCCACCCCCGCGCCATCGACAGCGTCGTGGCTACGCGGCCATGTACGTCGACCGTGTCCTGCAGGCCGACCCGGGGTGCGATTTCGACTTTCTGGTCGGCCGCTCCGAGCAGCCCGAAAACGAGCCGGACGCCATTTTCGACGGCTGGGTGGGGGGCTGGTGA
- a CDS encoding TetR/AcrR family transcriptional regulator, producing MDFITAGMPPAWEPISATPDDDIDPRRIRSRNRLLDAAATLLSTGGVEAVTIDAVTKASKVARTTLYRHFQSSSHLLAATFERLLPQVTTPAPTSGSLRDQLIELLSRQATLFNDAPLHVTTLAWLSLGPTGAKDDTDDRHASRALRARVVDQYRQPFDALLHSDEARTEINDFDLELALCQLVGPLAFARMTGIRTITHHDCADIVDDFLAAHRRRTANPSGVEEVV from the coding sequence ATGGACTTCATCACCGCGGGGATGCCGCCGGCGTGGGAGCCAATCAGCGCTACCCCCGATGACGACATCGACCCGCGAAGAATCCGCTCACGCAACCGGCTACTGGATGCTGCCGCAACACTTCTCAGCACAGGAGGGGTCGAAGCCGTCACCATCGATGCGGTCACCAAAGCCTCCAAGGTGGCCCGCACCACGCTGTATCGGCATTTCCAGAGTTCATCGCATCTGCTTGCAGCCACATTCGAGCGACTCCTTCCGCAGGTGACCACACCGGCGCCGACCAGCGGATCCCTGCGCGATCAACTCATCGAATTACTCAGCCGCCAAGCCACCCTGTTCAACGACGCTCCGCTGCACGTCACCACCCTGGCATGGCTTTCGCTCGGACCTACCGGCGCCAAAGACGACACCGACGACCGCCACGCATCCAGAGCACTGCGAGCCCGTGTCGTCGACCAATACCGACAACCATTCGACGCGCTACTGCACAGCGATGAAGCCCGAACCGAAATCAACGACTTCGACCTCGAACTGGCACTGTGCCAACTCGTCGGCCCACTCGCCTTCGCCCGCATGACCGGAATTCGCACCATCACCCACCACGACTGCGCGGACATCGTCGACGACTTCCTCGCCGCCCACCGCCGCCGAACTGCCAACCCTTCAGGCGTAGAGGAAGTGGTCTGA
- a CDS encoding recombinase family protein — protein MALLGYARVSTLHQSPEMQIAALREAGAERIWIDQMSGTRDDRPELASLLDYVRRGDVLMVWRLDRLGRSLPHLLAVATDLHDRGVELRSLTESVDTTTAGGRLIFHVFGAVAEFERAIAAERTAAGVATARAAGRHPGRPGLSTDTIAAAHALDKAGTPRAQIARTLGISRSSVYRCLELAR, from the coding sequence ATGGCACTGCTGGGATACGCCCGCGTCTCCACGCTGCACCAGTCACCAGAGATGCAGATCGCAGCCCTCAGAGAGGCTGGTGCAGAACGTATCTGGATAGACCAGATGTCGGGAACCCGCGACGACCGACCTGAGTTGGCCAGCCTCCTGGATTACGTCCGCCGCGGCGATGTCCTCATGGTGTGGCGGCTGGACCGCCTCGGCCGTTCCCTACCCCACCTGCTCGCCGTCGCCACGGACCTGCACGACCGCGGCGTCGAACTGCGTTCCCTCACCGAATCGGTGGACACCACCACTGCGGGCGGGCGGCTGATCTTTCACGTCTTCGGCGCTGTCGCAGAGTTCGAACGAGCCATCGCAGCCGAACGCACCGCGGCAGGGGTAGCCACCGCCCGTGCCGCCGGCCGCCACCCCGGCCGCCCCGGTCTGAGCACCGACACCATCGCCGCCGCCCACGCGCTCGACAAAGCAGGCACTCCCCGAGCTCAGATCGCCCGCACCCTGGGCATATCCCGATCCAGCGTCTACCGATGCCTGGAACTAGCACGATGA
- a CDS encoding restriction endonuclease, with protein sequence MTTPRPLSTAIRNEVLAACRTALHYRGDLKSLMLGAGVPAAVYNRYDHLENTKVKIARSILDELQELGPNGWAVQRRIVTELCGMQRPANGVEDLTAGRNALDALRRTAAHEGVIVDTEQAARNDRATRAAKRQQHITEQQQTLDRLRTEFATLARSKPSTNAERQARGYQLEKLLADLFRANELEYTGSTRQPHEQVDGSFHFRGFTYLVEARWRNQPPDKEDLAGFKLKVDGKLESTRGLFISMAGFDEEVLQYFANVSGKRNVIYMTGQDLAIIFEGNIALEDALLRKIDAAEKHGRYLINLLE encoded by the coding sequence ATGACCACACCGCGTCCCCTGTCGACGGCCATCCGCAACGAAGTGCTCGCTGCGTGCCGAACCGCCCTGCACTACCGCGGCGACCTGAAATCGCTCATGCTCGGCGCCGGTGTCCCCGCCGCGGTCTACAACCGCTATGACCACCTGGAAAACACCAAGGTCAAGATTGCCCGCAGCATCCTTGACGAGCTGCAAGAACTAGGACCCAACGGGTGGGCAGTCCAACGCCGCATCGTCACCGAACTGTGCGGCATGCAACGACCCGCCAACGGTGTCGAAGACCTCACCGCTGGCCGCAATGCTCTCGATGCGCTGCGCCGAACCGCCGCCCACGAAGGCGTCATCGTCGACACCGAACAGGCCGCCAGAAATGACCGGGCCACACGAGCCGCCAAGCGCCAACAGCACATCACCGAGCAACAGCAGACCCTAGACCGTCTCCGGACTGAGTTCGCCACCCTGGCCCGCAGCAAGCCGAGCACAAACGCCGAACGCCAAGCACGCGGCTACCAGCTTGAAAAGCTCCTCGCCGACCTCTTCCGAGCCAACGAACTGGAATACACCGGATCGACCCGGCAGCCCCACGAGCAGGTCGACGGATCCTTCCACTTCCGCGGCTTCACCTATCTCGTTGAAGCACGCTGGCGCAACCAGCCACCCGACAAAGAAGACCTTGCCGGATTCAAACTGAAGGTCGACGGCAAGCTCGAAAGCACTCGCGGACTGTTCATCTCCATGGCCGGCTTCGACGAGGAAGTGTTGCAGTACTTCGCCAACGTCAGCGGAAAACGCAACGTCATCTACATGACCGGCCAGGACCTCGCGATCATCTTCGAAGGAAACATCGCACTCGAAGACGCCCTCCTCCGCAAGATCGACGCCGCAGAAAAGCACGGCCGCTACCTGATCAACCTGCTGGAGTGA
- a CDS encoding ParA family protein → MTVSADKQCEILAVALQKGGVGKTTTTINLGANLAAMGHRVLVIDMDQQAHSTKGLGIELDAEDASMYEVLHPDRTMRVPLAKVIVASQFGIDVAPGHLALKELERTGLGSGGQLRLARQLDDIEGYDFVLLDCPPALGELTTAALAAADYVLAVLKAGPDEVDGLVELGNSILDVQETLNPDVEIRYVLLADFDGNPKASKDVRRQLRADWGEWADGGAYLGEIPHTVRVVEAKGKRVPVNVHAPTCTAAVAYREVAQRIAARRQAA, encoded by the coding sequence ATGACTGTTTCCGCAGATAAGCAGTGCGAAATTCTGGCCGTGGCGCTGCAAAAGGGCGGTGTCGGCAAGACCACCACCACCATCAACCTCGGCGCCAACCTCGCCGCGATGGGTCACCGCGTTCTCGTGATTGACATGGATCAGCAAGCGCACAGCACCAAGGGGCTGGGAATCGAGCTCGACGCCGAGGACGCGTCGATGTACGAGGTCCTGCACCCGGACAGGACGATGCGCGTCCCGCTAGCCAAGGTCATCGTGGCGAGCCAATTCGGTATCGACGTCGCCCCCGGCCATCTCGCGCTCAAAGAGCTCGAGCGAACAGGACTCGGGTCCGGGGGCCAATTGCGGTTAGCACGTCAACTCGACGACATCGAGGGCTACGACTTCGTGCTGCTGGACTGCCCGCCGGCACTGGGGGAGTTGACCACCGCAGCGCTGGCGGCCGCCGACTACGTTTTGGCCGTCCTCAAAGCCGGCCCCGACGAAGTCGACGGCCTGGTGGAACTGGGCAACTCAATCCTCGATGTTCAGGAGACCCTGAACCCTGACGTGGAAATCCGGTACGTACTGCTGGCCGATTTCGACGGCAATCCGAAAGCCAGCAAGGACGTGCGCAGGCAGCTACGCGCCGACTGGGGGGAATGGGCTGACGGCGGGGCCTACCTGGGCGAGATTCCACACACGGTCCGGGTGGTGGAGGCCAAAGGCAAACGTGTACCGGTCAACGTGCACGCCCCAACCTGCACCGCAGCAGTGGCCTACCGCGAAGTCGCGCAGCGCATCGCCGCAAGGCGGCAAGCCGCATGA
- a CDS encoding PaaI family thioesterase, whose amino-acid sequence MGCGPDNPHGLGLVVYRSADVVYADVTFDERHIGAPGLAHGGAVAAACDDVLGFTLWIAGTPAVTRALTVEYLQPVPLHQPHRITAHITGREGRALHVAAAGVQEGVTRFTANAVFVVVDTAHFAAHGDISGFGELLEQFSRRGGDQAS is encoded by the coding sequence ATGGGGTGCGGCCCGGACAATCCGCACGGGCTGGGGCTGGTGGTCTATCGCAGCGCCGACGTGGTGTATGCCGATGTGACCTTCGATGAGCGCCACATCGGGGCCCCTGGCTTAGCCCATGGTGGGGCGGTGGCGGCGGCGTGCGATGACGTGCTGGGCTTCACGCTGTGGATCGCCGGCACACCGGCGGTGACGCGCGCTCTGACGGTGGAGTATCTGCAGCCGGTGCCACTGCACCAGCCTCACCGCATCACCGCGCATATCACCGGCCGTGAGGGGCGGGCGCTTCATGTCGCGGCGGCAGGGGTCCAGGAAGGCGTTACTCGGTTTACCGCGAATGCGGTGTTCGTCGTGGTCGACACCGCGCATTTCGCCGCTCACGGCGACATCAGTGGATTTGGTGAGCTTCTCGAACAGTTCTCGCGCCGCGGCGGCGACCAAGCATCATGA
- a CDS encoding TetR family transcriptional regulator, producing the protein MTAASARVSSETVQAQGVSAGDQGHTAGGLRSRASARRREAIMDAALAVAATGGYDAVHMRTVAERVGIAVGTLYRYFPAKTHLLVAALIREFQRLDVSGDWATGASTPQQRLDRLTEHLHDRWQRDPLLTDAMTRAFVMADTRAAAELDRAAAAIETLLARTLAGGEPTPADLRLAGIVADIWLANLVAFISDRVSAAETRDRIDRATRRVVHQANAGSITP; encoded by the coding sequence ATGACCGCCGCCAGCGCGCGGGTTAGCAGCGAAACGGTACAGGCTCAGGGGGTTTCGGCTGGCGACCAGGGCCACACAGCTGGCGGGCTGCGTTCACGCGCCTCCGCACGTCGCCGGGAAGCGATTATGGATGCCGCGCTCGCTGTTGCTGCCACCGGCGGCTACGACGCGGTCCACATGCGGACAGTTGCCGAGCGGGTCGGTATCGCTGTGGGCACGCTCTACCGATACTTTCCAGCCAAAACCCATCTGCTGGTGGCGGCGCTGATCCGAGAGTTTCAGCGCCTCGATGTATCCGGGGACTGGGCCACCGGCGCCTCCACGCCGCAGCAGCGACTGGACCGGCTCACCGAGCACCTGCACGATCGCTGGCAGCGTGACCCGCTGTTGACCGACGCGATGACACGCGCCTTCGTCATGGCTGACACCCGCGCCGCCGCTGAACTCGACCGCGCCGCCGCGGCGATCGAAACCCTGTTGGCCCGCACCCTCGCCGGCGGTGAACCCACCCCGGCCGATCTGCGCCTCGCCGGAATCGTCGCCGATATCTGGCTGGCCAATCTCGTGGCCTTCATCAGCGACCGGGTGTCAGCGGCCGAAACCCGAGACCGCATCGATCGGGCCACCCGACGAGTCGTCCACCAGGCGAATGCGGGCAGCATTACACCGTAA